Part of the uncultured Cohaesibacter sp. genome is shown below.
GAACGCCCAAGTCCATCGGGGATCACGAGAATATCCGAGAAGAGAATTGCTGCATCGAAGCCAAACCGGCGAATGGGCTGCAACGTCACTTCGGTTGCCAGATCCGGATTGTAGCAAAGGGAAAGAAAATCACCTGCCTGGGCTCTGGTGGCACGATATTCGGGAAGATACCGTCCCGCCTGCCTCATCAGCCAGATGGGTGGGGTCTTCTCGGTCTGGCCATTCAGAACGTTCATCAAGCGTCGATTGATCACGATATTTGTCTCCCCGTTTGCAGGCCGAATTGAGCACGATTCCCAGCAAACTTCCTAATAAAATATTTTAGTTTAATGTTTTGTTTATTCTTTTAGGCCGTGGATTGTGGGGGTTCTTTTTCGCCCACAAATTCCCCACAACACGTCTTGAACAACTGTGATTTTTCTGATGCCGATTTCAAGACGACTTTCTGGGATTACGGGGACAAGTCGAGTCCGCCGCAGAAAGCTGCGCCCTCCAATGTGATCAAGTTCAGGTATGTTTGGGAGACAACTATTGAGCAATTTTTAACAAATTGTGTATTTACTGTTTGTTAACCTTGGTAAACAGAGTGTTAACAACTCGCTCGTTGCTCAATCGAGCTTGGGGATTAAAAAATGGTTAACGAGCATGAAATCGTGAACACTGAATAAACCGCCTGTTTATCCCACTTTGCCCACAGCCCCTGGGGAAGAATCGCTCACGGGGCTGTCAATAAGCCAGTTTCAAGACAGTTTGATGAAGGAAATGGCTGAACCCTGCGGGTTTGTCCTCCGGATAGGGTACTATTGGACAAACTGGGGGGAAGGATCCACAAAGAGCGTTTAGTTTCGCTGCCTGTTGCTCTAAATATCGAACCAACCTTTTACAGCTTGGACCAGTTTCATGATTCCATTGATTCTCGCTTCGAAAAGTCAGGCACGGGCGTCTCTTCTGTCCAATGCCGGACTGTCCTTTGAAACCTTTGCCGCTGAAGTGGATGAACGGGCCGCGGAACAGCCGCTGATCGAGACTGGTGCTCCGCCTTCCGATATCGCCACCCTGCTGGCGGAAGTGAAGGCGATGGATGTGTCCACCCGCCATCCTGACGCCCTGGTGATCGGGGCTGACCAGACTCTGGGCTTTGGGGATAAACGCTTCAACAAACCGGAAAATGAGGACGCCGCCCGCCGGCAACTGTTGGAACTCTGCGGACAAAGCCATCAGCTGCATTCGGCAGTGGCCTGTGCAAAGGGTGGGGAAATCCTCTGGAGTCACGTCTCGACAGCCACCCTCACCATGCGACCTTTGAGCCCACAGGAGATCGGGCGCTATATGGCAAGAGTGGGCGATCAGGTGCGGTCCAGTGTCGGCTGCTACCAGTTGGAAGGGCTGGGCGTGCAGCTGTTTGAACAGATCGACGGTGACTATTTCACCATTCTCGGCCTGCCCTTGCTGCCCCTTCTTGGCTATCTGCGCCAGCATCAGGGATTGGAATTTTGATCATGAGCGCAGCAACAACCACTCACATGCAAAAGGCTTTTGTCATCGGCTGGCCGATTGAACAGTCCAAATCACCGCTTATTCATGGCCACTGGCTTAATCACTATGACCTTGTCGGCAGCTACGAGAAAATTGCCGTTGAACCGGAAAACCTCGGTGCCTTCATCAGCGAAATGAAAGAGCGGGGCTTTGTCGGCGGTAACGTGACCATCCCCCACAAGCAGGCAGTGCTGGATCATGTCGATGTTATCCATCCGGCCGCCCAGAAGCTCAAGGCCGCCAATACCCTGTGGTTCGAAGATGGCAAGCTGCATGCGGATAATACCGACGGCTACGGTTTTCTGGCCAATCTCGACCAGCAGCAGCCCGGTTGGGACAGGGCAACGAGTGCAAATGCCATGGTGCTCGGTGCTGGTGGGGCTGCCCGCCCGGTTATCAATGGACTGATCGAGCGAGGCTTTGAAACCGTTACGATAGCGAATCGAACAAAATCAAAATCAGAAGAGCTTGTGCAACTGTTTGCCGCGCTCGGACTGGGCGATCGGGTTCTCGTGGTCGACTGGGAAAAGCGCGCTGAAAGCCTTAAATCCATTGATTGTCTGGTCAATACCTCAAGCCTTGGCATGATCGGGCAACCGCCTCTTGATCTTTCTCTTGATGCTCTGCCCGTTTCGGCGCTGGTCACTGATATTGTCTATAATCCGCTGGAAACGGACATCCTGCGGCAGGCCCGGTTGCGCGGCAATCCGGTAGTCGATGGCCTTGGTATGCTGTTGCATCAGGCTGTTCCGGGCTTCGAGCACTGGTTTGGCAAACGGCCTGTGGTCACCGACCTATTGCGTCAGACGGTTCTGAAGAGCTTGTAGGAGCATCTCATGATCAAGATTGGCCTCACCGGCTCCATAGGAATGGGCAAGACGACCACCGGACAGATGTTTGTAGACCGCGGTTGTCCGCTGCATGATGCCGATGCGGTGGTCCACCGCCTCTACAAGGGAGCGGCCGTGCCGCTGATTGAAGCGGAGTTTCCTGGCACCACAGGGCCCTTGGGAGTGGATCGGGCAGCACTCTCGTCCCGGGTTATCGGCAATCCTGAGGCCATGAAGCGCCTTGAGACCATCATCCACCCGCTGGTGCGACAGCAAGAGCGGGAGTTTTACGAACAGGCCCGCGCCGATGGCATTGAAATGGTGGTGCTGGATATCCCGCTGTTGTTCGAGACCGGCGCCGAGGATCGTGTCGATGTCGTGGTGGTTGTCTCAGCCGATGCAGACACCCAGCGCCAACGGGTTCTGGCGCGGCCGGGCATGACGATCGCAAAATTCGAGGCCATCAAGGCCAAACAGATGCCTGATGAGGAAAAACGCAGCCGGGCGGACTATATCGTCGATACCGGAAGAGGTCTGGATGCCGCCGTCGCTCAGGTTGATGCCATCCTCGAGGATATCAAAAGACGCTTTGCACAAAGAGGCGAATAGATCATAGTCACCCCTTGTGGTGATTTGTTTGCGAAAGAGTTGGAAATGGCACTGAGGGAAATTGTATTCGATACCGAAACAACCGGTCTGGACGTCATGACGGGGGACAGGGTTGTCGAAATCGGCTGCGTGGAACTGATCAACCATCTGCCGACGGAGAACAATTTTCACGTCTATATCAATCCAGAGCGGGACATGCCCGAAGAGGCTTTCCGAGTGCATGGGCTTTCGCAGGAATTTCTCTCCGACAAGCCGAAATTTGCCGAGATCGCCAAGGATTTCCATGAATTCATCAAGGATACGGTGCTGATCGCTCACAATGCCAGCTTCGACGTCAAGTTTCTCAACTGGGAGCTTGATAAGGCCGGATTCCCGAAAATCGACAATGACCTGGTCATTGATACGCTGGCGATGGCGCGCCAGAGATTTCCGGCCGGTCCTAACAACCTCGATGTGCTCTGCAGCCGTTTTGGCATCGACAACTCGAAACGCACCTTGCACGGCGCTCTGCTCGATAGTGAGATTCTGGCGGACGTCTATCTGGAACTGATCGGAGGCCGCCAGACCAGTTTCATGCTGTCCAGTGATCAGCAGAGTGACGCAGACAGTGCTGGTGGTGGCACCGGGCTGCGCCAGCCTGCCAGAACTCGCCCCTCGCCTCTTCCCGCCCGTTTGACTGAAGCCGAGATTGAAGCGCATCTGACATTTCTGAAAGAAGTCAAGGGCGACGTCATCTGGGCGCAATACATGCCTCAGCCAGAGGTCGCCGATCAGAGCGAGGGCTGATCTGGATTCACGTGAAACCTGATTAACAAGCCGTTAACAGCGGCAATGAAAAAGCCGACTGGATGGTCCAGTCGGCTTTTCTTGTTCTTGCGCTTGGCAGCCAGCTTATTGGGTTGGCTGGGTCTGCTGCTGCTGAGCAGCCATTTCCATCATCCGCTGACGATAGAGCTGGGCAAAATCGATCGGATCCACATTCAGCGGAGGGAAGCCGCCGCGCATGGTCGCGTCGGAAATGATCTGACGGGCAAACGGGAAGAGCAGGCGCGGGCATTCGATCATCACGAACGGATGCAGCTGTTCCTGCGGAACGTTGGACACCGAGAAGATGCCGGCATAGAGCAGTTCGACGTTGAACATGGTGGTATCGTCGACGGTTGCCTTGGCGTTCAGGGTCAGCTCGGCTTCGAATTCGGTTTCGGAAAGCGGAGTGGCGTTCACGTTGATCTGAACGTTGATATCCGGAGCCTTCTCGCGGGGACGCAGGGAATCTGGTGCATTGGGATTCTCGAATGACAGATCCTTGATATACTGGGCCAGAATTCTCATGCCAGGCAGTTTGAGGTCTCCGCCTGCAGCTGCGCCATTTTCTTGTGCGTCGCTCATAAAACTGTTTCCTAATTCATTGGTTGAACAAACTGGGACAACAAAGGGAACTCCCGGCAACCTGGCACCTGAATTGTGTCGAGATCAGGCGCTTGAGCCCGATCGCCTCCCTTGGATCATTTGGGTGCAACAGAAGGGTTCGATTTGATTATCCTCTTGTCTATGAAACGCTGTAGCATGATGAACAGGCTGAAACAAGGAAAAGGCCCACGCGCCCATCGCATTTGACCGCTTTGCCCAAGTTTCTGGTCTGGCGGCTGTCTGGCAGCTCTTGATTGCTGCCGCATTTATCTTGGTGGCGCGAATTCGTTGCTTGTCAGGAAGACTTGTTCCAGGGGGAATCCGGACCATTACCATTTTCTATGACCGCATGATCTTTCACTTCGCCAAACTGGTCCTCATCCAGATCGATGATGTCGTCATTCGAAGGTCGCGGGCCGGTGTTGCGGGACTGATAGCTGTAGCTTTCATAATAGGTACCGCCGCCGCTGCCAAAAGACTGGCTGTGCAGTCCGGCTACGGTGACGCGGCTCTTGAAAAAGTGGAAAATGCCGTCCCGAATACCGGGAACCAGCAGCAGGAAACCGAAGGTGTCGGTAACAAAACCCGGCGTCAGCAAAAGCAGACCGGCAGCCAGCAGCATGACGCCATGCGCCATTTCCTTGCCCGGAATCTTGCCCTGGTTCATCTGTTGCTGTGCCTGCCCGATCAGGGCAAAGCCCTGCCGACGCAGAAGGATCGTGCCGATAACCGCCGTCAGGAGCACGCCAAGCAATGTGTTGACCACACCGATTTGCCCGCCAACAAGGATGAAGACGCCAATTTCCAGGATCGGCACTGCCAGCAGCAGAAAAGGAAGGAATGGAAAGAGCGATCTGTTCGTCACCTATGCGGTCTCCTCAAAAGATTGTGTTTTTTATGCTCCTTTCGTTTTCCATTATGGATTTGCAAGGAGCCCTTCCTTAAATATAGAAAGAAAAGTGAAAGTTTCAGTGCTTTATTGCAAAATTCAACCTGATCAAGGCGAGCTATATGTCCCAATTCCTCGGTTTCGATTTAACTTCAGTTGTTTTCCTCATTATTGCCGTCGTCCTGTTCTGGCGCTTGAAGGATGTTCTTGGCACGAGGACAGGCAATGAAGCCGATCCTTTCGACCCCTTCTCGGATCACGAAAAGGACAGGGAGAGAAAAGCGCCTCCTGCGGATGACGTAGGGGACAATGTGATTGCCTTGCCAGACCGTGGCGAGAGTGAAGCCGAAACGGTGGAAGAGAAGAACCGGCGCATCGAGAAGATTGCTCCTGTCGGCTCATCGCTCAATGCTGCACTGTCCCAGCTCATGGCCATGGATCGCAGCTTTGATCCGGACAGCTTCCTTGCCGGGGCCCGCATCGCCTATGAAATGATCGTGACCGCCTATGCAGAGGGAGACCGCAAGACCCTCAAGCAGCTACTGGCCGCCGATGTGTTCACCGGCTTCACCAGTGCGCTGGACGAACGGGAGAGCAAGAATCTTCGCGTCGAATTCACCTTCATCGGCATCAACAAGTCATCCATCGTGGAAGCGGAAGTGGCGGGCAACGAGGCACAGATCACCGTGCGCTTTGTCTCCTCAATCACCTCCTGCACCAAGGACGATATCGGCCATGTCATTGAAGGGGATCCGAATTCGGTCGAGGAAGTCACCGATATCTGGACCTTCAGCCGCGACATGAGCAGCCGT
Proteins encoded:
- a CDS encoding Maf-like protein, whose translation is MIPLILASKSQARASLLSNAGLSFETFAAEVDERAAEQPLIETGAPPSDIATLLAEVKAMDVSTRHPDALVIGADQTLGFGDKRFNKPENEDAARRQLLELCGQSHQLHSAVACAKGGEILWSHVSTATLTMRPLSPQEIGRYMARVGDQVRSSVGCYQLEGLGVQLFEQIDGDYFTILGLPLLPLLGYLRQHQGLEF
- a CDS encoding shikimate dehydrogenase, whose translation is MSAATTTHMQKAFVIGWPIEQSKSPLIHGHWLNHYDLVGSYEKIAVEPENLGAFISEMKERGFVGGNVTIPHKQAVLDHVDVIHPAAQKLKAANTLWFEDGKLHADNTDGYGFLANLDQQQPGWDRATSANAMVLGAGGAARPVINGLIERGFETVTIANRTKSKSEELVQLFAALGLGDRVLVVDWEKRAESLKSIDCLVNTSSLGMIGQPPLDLSLDALPVSALVTDIVYNPLETDILRQARLRGNPVVDGLGMLLHQAVPGFEHWFGKRPVVTDLLRQTVLKSL
- the coaE gene encoding dephospho-CoA kinase (Dephospho-CoA kinase (CoaE) performs the final step in coenzyme A biosynthesis.), translating into MIKIGLTGSIGMGKTTTGQMFVDRGCPLHDADAVVHRLYKGAAVPLIEAEFPGTTGPLGVDRAALSSRVIGNPEAMKRLETIIHPLVRQQEREFYEQARADGIEMVVLDIPLLFETGAEDRVDVVVVVSADADTQRQRVLARPGMTIAKFEAIKAKQMPDEEKRSRADYIVDTGRGLDAAVAQVDAILEDIKRRFAQRGE
- the dnaQ gene encoding DNA polymerase III subunit epsilon, whose product is MALREIVFDTETTGLDVMTGDRVVEIGCVELINHLPTENNFHVYINPERDMPEEAFRVHGLSQEFLSDKPKFAEIAKDFHEFIKDTVLIAHNASFDVKFLNWELDKAGFPKIDNDLVIDTLAMARQRFPAGPNNLDVLCSRFGIDNSKRTLHGALLDSEILADVYLELIGGRQTSFMLSSDQQSDADSAGGGTGLRQPARTRPSPLPARLTEAEIEAHLTFLKEVKGDVIWAQYMPQPEVADQSEG
- the secB gene encoding protein-export chaperone SecB translates to MSDAQENGAAAGGDLKLPGMRILAQYIKDLSFENPNAPDSLRPREKAPDINVQINVNATPLSETEFEAELTLNAKATVDDTTMFNVELLYAGIFSVSNVPQEQLHPFVMIECPRLLFPFARQIISDATMRGGFPPLNVDPIDFAQLYRQRMMEMAAQQQQTQPTQ
- a CDS encoding FxsA family protein, which gives rise to MTNRSLFPFLPFLLLAVPILEIGVFILVGGQIGVVNTLLGVLLTAVIGTILLRRQGFALIGQAQQQMNQGKIPGKEMAHGVMLLAAGLLLLTPGFVTDTFGFLLLVPGIRDGIFHFFKSRVTVAGLHSQSFGSGGGTYYESYSYQSRNTGPRPSNDDIIDLDEDQFGEVKDHAVIENGNGPDSPWNKSS
- a CDS encoding Tim44/TimA family putative adaptor protein, with the protein product MSQFLGFDLTSVVFLIIAVVLFWRLKDVLGTRTGNEADPFDPFSDHEKDRERKAPPADDVGDNVIALPDRGESEAETVEEKNRRIEKIAPVGSSLNAALSQLMAMDRSFDPDSFLAGARIAYEMIVTAYAEGDRKTLKQLLAADVFTGFTSALDERESKNLRVEFTFIGINKSSIVEAEVAGNEAQITVRFVSSITSCTKDDIGHVIEGDPNSVEEVTDIWTFSRDMSSRNPNWKLIGTESAQ